Proteins from one Polynucleobacter wuianus genomic window:
- the rplP gene encoding 50S ribosomal protein L16, whose product MLQPKRRKYRKEQKGRNTGVATRGSSVAFGDFGLKAVGRGRLTARQIESARRAMTRHIKRGGRIWIRIFPDKPISQKPAEVRMGNGKGNPEYYVAEIQPGKVLYEMDGVDEQLAREAFKLAAAKLPLQTTFVIRHLG is encoded by the coding sequence GTCGCAAGTATCGCAAGGAACAAAAAGGTCGTAACACTGGCGTGGCAACACGCGGTAGTTCAGTAGCCTTTGGTGACTTTGGATTGAAGGCCGTTGGCCGTGGTCGTTTGACTGCTCGTCAAATTGAGTCAGCACGTCGTGCAATGACTCGTCACATTAAACGTGGTGGCCGTATTTGGATTCGCATTTTCCCAGATAAGCCAATTTCACAAAAACCTGCTGAAGTACGTATGGGTAACGGTAAAGGTAATCCAGAGTACTACGTAGCTGAAATTCAACCAGGCAAAGTGCTCTACGAGATGGACGGTGTTGATGAGCAATTGGCGCGCGAAGCTTTCAAGCTTGCTGCTGCTAAGTTGCCTTTGCAGACCACTTTCGTGATTCGCCACTTAGGTTGA
- the rpmC gene encoding 50S ribosomal protein L29 has protein sequence MKNKELAAKDLTALNAELTELLKTNFKLRMQKGTQQLTNTSQLGKTKRDIARVKTFIAQKTAQK, from the coding sequence ATGAAAAATAAAGAATTAGCAGCTAAAGATCTGACTGCCTTGAACGCAGAATTGACAGAGCTCTTAAAGACAAACTTTAAGCTCCGTATGCAAAAGGGCACTCAGCAACTCACCAATACCAGCCAATTGGGTAAGACTAAGCGCGACATTGCTCGTGTAAAGACTTTTATTGCCCAAAAGACTGCACAGAAATAA
- the rpsQ gene encoding 30S ribosomal protein S17, which yields MTELSKPLRRTLVGRVVSDKMQKTVTVLVERQVKHPVIGKYVGQSKKYHAHDEAGTYKMGDTVEIAESKPISRTKSWVVTRLVEASKGI from the coding sequence ATGACAGAGTTATCTAAACCCTTGCGCCGCACCCTCGTGGGCCGCGTTGTTAGCGACAAAATGCAAAAAACTGTGACGGTCTTGGTTGAGCGTCAAGTGAAGCATCCCGTGATTGGTAAGTACGTTGGCCAGTCCAAAAAGTACCACGCTCATGACGAAGCTGGCACATACAAGATGGGTGATACCGTTGAAATTGCTGAATCTAAGCCAATTTCACGAACTAAATCTTGGGTTGTGACCCGTTTGGTTGAGGCTTCAAAGGGTATCTAA
- the rplN gene encoding 50S ribosomal protein L14: MIQTESRLQVADNTGASEVLCIKVLGGSKRRYASIGDVIKVSVKSAAPRGRVKKGDIYNAVVVRTAKGVRRPDGSLIKFDANAAVLLNAKLEPIGTRIFGPVTRELRTEKFMKIVSLAPEVI, encoded by the coding sequence ATGATACAAACCGAAAGTAGATTGCAGGTCGCCGATAACACAGGCGCCAGTGAAGTTTTGTGCATCAAGGTATTGGGCGGCTCTAAGCGTCGTTACGCCAGTATCGGTGATGTCATCAAAGTCAGCGTTAAGTCAGCTGCTCCACGTGGCCGTGTAAAAAAAGGTGATATTTATAACGCTGTTGTTGTGAGAACAGCTAAGGGTGTTCGCCGTCCAGACGGTTCATTGATTAAGTTCGATGCAAACGCTGCGGTATTGCTCAACGCTAAGTTAGAGCCAATTGGCACACGTATCTTCGGACCAGTGACACGCGAATTGCGTACTGAGAAGTTCATGAAGATCGTTTCTCTCGCCCCCGAAGTGATTTAA
- the rplX gene encoding 50S ribosomal protein L24 → MKKIRKGDSVVLLTGRDKGKQGTVTAVLDEKLVIEGVNIYKKSVKPNPAAGVTGGMIDKTMPVHISNVALVDGNGKPSRVGIKLVDGKKQRFLKTTGATLSA, encoded by the coding sequence ATGAAAAAGATTCGTAAAGGTGATTCCGTAGTTCTCTTGACTGGCCGCGATAAAGGCAAGCAAGGAACTGTTACAGCCGTTCTCGATGAGAAGTTAGTCATCGAAGGCGTGAATATTTATAAAAAGAGCGTTAAGCCAAACCCAGCTGCTGGTGTAACCGGCGGCATGATTGACAAGACTATGCCTGTTCACATTTCTAATGTGGCTTTGGTTGACGGTAACGGCAAACCATCACGTGTTGGTATCAAACTCGTAGACGGTAAAAAGCAACGTTTCCTCAAAACCACTGGCGCGACATTAAGCGCATAA
- the rplE gene encoding 50S ribosomal protein L5 translates to MSTRFQEHYQAKVVADLIAKFGYKSAMEVPRITKVTLNMGLGDAVNDKKIIENAVGDLTKVAGQKPVVTKAKKAIAGFKIRQGYPIGAMVTLRGQRMYEFLDRFVTVALPRVRDFRGISGKAFDGRGNYNIGVKEQIIFPEIEYDKIDALRGLNISITTTAKTDEEAKALLAAFKFPFRN, encoded by the coding sequence ATGAGCACACGTTTTCAAGAACACTATCAAGCTAAAGTTGTTGCTGATTTGATCGCCAAGTTCGGCTATAAGTCTGCAATGGAAGTTCCGCGCATTACCAAAGTAACCCTGAACATGGGCTTGGGCGATGCAGTGAACGACAAGAAAATTATCGAAAATGCAGTTGGCGATTTAACTAAAGTTGCGGGCCAAAAGCCGGTGGTAACTAAAGCGAAAAAAGCGATTGCAGGTTTCAAAATTCGCCAAGGCTATCCAATCGGCGCCATGGTCACCTTGCGCGGTCAGCGCATGTACGAATTCTTGGACCGTTTCGTTACCGTTGCATTGCCTCGCGTACGTGACTTCCGTGGTATCTCCGGTAAAGCATTTGACGGCCGTGGTAACTACAACATCGGCGTTAAAGAACAGATCATTTTCCCTGAAATTGAATACGACAAAATTGATGCCCTCCGTGGTCTCAATATCAGTATTACGACGACTGCTAAAACCGACGAAGAAGCAAAAGCTTTGTTGGCAGCATTCAAATTCCCTTTCCGCAATTAA
- the rpsN gene encoding 30S ribosomal protein S14: MAKLSLIERENKRAKTVEKYAVKRAELKAIIADQSRSDEERYEARLKLQALPRNASPIRQRNRCSLTGRPRGTFRKFGLARSKIREIAFRGEIPGLTKASW, translated from the coding sequence GTGGCAAAACTATCCCTGATTGAGCGCGAGAATAAGCGCGCAAAAACTGTAGAGAAGTACGCTGTAAAGCGTGCCGAACTCAAAGCGATCATTGCTGATCAATCACGCAGCGATGAAGAGCGCTATGAAGCTCGCTTGAAGCTACAGGCACTTCCACGTAACGCAAGTCCGATTCGTCAAAGAAATCGTTGTTCATTAACCGGTCGCCCACGTGGCACATTCCGCAAGTTCGGTTTGGCTCGTAGCAAGATTCGTGAAATCGCCTTTCGCGGCGAAATCCCCGGTTTAACCAAGGCCAGCTGGTAA
- the rpsH gene encoding 30S ribosomal protein S8 gives MSISDPIADMLTRIRNAQAVQKPLVTMPSSKVKVAIAKVLQDEGYIESFEIKGEAAKPVLHIDLKYYAGRPVIERIDRVSTPSLRIYKGRHDIPEVMNGLGIAIISTPQGVMTDRKARATGVGGEVICYVA, from the coding sequence ATGAGTATCAGCGATCCAATCGCCGACATGTTGACCCGGATCCGCAATGCGCAAGCAGTGCAGAAGCCCCTGGTCACAATGCCGTCGTCAAAAGTTAAAGTAGCTATTGCAAAAGTTTTGCAAGATGAAGGCTATATCGAAAGTTTCGAAATCAAAGGTGAAGCAGCAAAGCCAGTGCTCCACATTGATCTCAAATACTATGCAGGCCGTCCTGTTATCGAGCGTATCGACCGTGTTTCTACACCAAGTTTACGTATCTATAAAGGCCGCCATGACATTCCAGAAGTAATGAATGGCTTGGGCATTGCAATTATTTCAACCCCTCAAGGCGTAATGACAGACCGTAAAGCACGTGCAACAGGCGTGGGCGGCGAAGTTATTTGCTACGTAGCTTAA
- the rplF gene encoding 50S ribosomal protein L6 — MSRVGKSPITVPKGAEISINGANITVKGPLGTLTHNLHPTVGLKQEDGVLTVVVNSDSPEAGAQSGTARALVNNMVVGVTSGFERKLSLVGVGYRAQAQGETLKLQLGFSHDIIYNLPKGVKAETPSQTEIIIKGSNKQQVGQVAAEVRAYRSPEPYKGKGVRYVDEVVHLKETKKK; from the coding sequence ATGTCCCGCGTAGGTAAATCACCAATTACAGTTCCAAAGGGCGCTGAAATCAGCATCAATGGTGCAAATATTACTGTCAAAGGCCCATTGGGCACATTGACACATAACTTGCATCCGACGGTTGGTTTGAAACAAGAAGATGGTGTATTGACAGTGGTTGTAAACAGCGACTCTCCAGAAGCTGGTGCACAGTCAGGTACGGCACGTGCTTTGGTTAACAACATGGTTGTAGGCGTAACTTCAGGCTTTGAACGTAAGCTCAGCTTGGTAGGTGTTGGTTACCGTGCTCAAGCCCAAGGCGAAACATTGAAGTTGCAACTCGGTTTCTCGCACGACATTATTTACAACCTTCCTAAGGGCGTAAAAGCAGAGACTCCATCGCAAACTGAAATCATTATTAAAGGCTCCAACAAGCAGCAGGTTGGCCAGGTCGCAGCAGAAGTTCGCGCATATCGTTCACCAGAGCCATACAAAGGCAAAGGTGTTCGCTACGTGGATGAGGTTGTGCATCTGAAAGAAACTAAGAAGAAGTAA
- the rplR gene encoding 50S ribosomal protein L18, giving the protein MNKDESRQRRARQTRIRIAEAQANRLTVIRSNSHISAQVYSPCGTKVVAAASTMEKDLRQAIKNGGNAEAAKQIGKLVAERAVKAGIVDVAFDRSGHRYHGRIKALAEAAREAGLKF; this is encoded by the coding sequence ATGAATAAAGACGAATCCAGACAAAGACGTGCTCGGCAGACTCGCATTCGCATTGCTGAAGCTCAAGCAAATCGCTTAACAGTTATCCGTAGCAATTCCCATATTTCTGCACAGGTGTATAGCCCATGTGGAACCAAAGTTGTAGCAGCTGCTTCAACAATGGAAAAAGATTTGCGCCAAGCGATCAAAAACGGCGGTAACGCTGAAGCGGCAAAACAAATCGGCAAGTTAGTTGCTGAGCGTGCTGTTAAGGCAGGCATTGTTGATGTTGCTTTTGATCGTTCCGGTCATCGTTACCACGGCCGTATTAAGGCCTTAGCTGAAGCTGCGCGTGAAGCCGGCCTGAAGTTCTAA
- the rpsE gene encoding 30S ribosomal protein S5, with protein MAKMQTKMQNEERDDGLREKMIAVNRVTKVVKGGRILGFAALTVVGDGDGRIGMGKGKSKEVPVAVQKAMDEARRKMIKVSLRKGTLQHTVTGQHGASRVLISPAKDGTGIIAGGPMRAIFDVMGVTNVVAKSLGSTNPYNLVRATIDGLSKMSTPAEIAAKRGKSVEEILG; from the coding sequence ATGGCAAAAATGCAAACTAAGATGCAAAACGAAGAGCGTGATGATGGTCTTCGGGAGAAGATGATCGCTGTTAATCGTGTAACTAAAGTGGTTAAGGGTGGCCGTATTCTCGGCTTCGCTGCACTCACTGTAGTTGGCGATGGTGATGGCCGCATCGGCATGGGTAAAGGCAAATCAAAAGAAGTTCCAGTTGCCGTTCAAAAGGCAATGGACGAAGCCCGTCGCAAGATGATCAAAGTTTCCTTACGTAAAGGTACTTTGCAACACACCGTTACTGGTCAACATGGCGCATCACGCGTTTTGATTTCTCCAGCTAAAGACGGTACTGGAATTATTGCTGGTGGTCCAATGCGCGCAATTTTTGACGTAATGGGTGTAACCAATGTGGTTGCTAAGTCACTCGGTTCTACAAACCCGTACAACTTGGTTCGCGCAACGATTGATGGTTTGAGCAAGATGAGTACTCCTGCTGAGATTGCTGCTAAGCGCGGTAAGTCAGTTGAAGAGATTCTCGGCTAA
- the rpmD gene encoding 50S ribosomal protein L30 has translation MTKSNSKVKLQLVRSLIGTRESHRATVRGLGLGRINSVSELEDTPAVRGMINKVSYLVKVIG, from the coding sequence ATGACAAAATCAAACTCCAAAGTCAAACTGCAATTAGTGCGCAGCTTGATCGGTACACGCGAAAGCCACCGTGCAACTGTACGTGGCTTAGGCCTCGGTCGTATCAATTCAGTTTCTGAATTGGAAGACACTCCAGCTGTTCGCGGCATGATTAATAAAGTTTCTTATCTAGTTAAAGTCATTGGCTAA
- the rplO gene encoding 50S ribosomal protein L15, translated as MQLNTIKPAEGSKKNRRRVGRGIGSGLGKTAGRGHKGQKSRSGGFHKVGFEGGQMPMYRRLPKRGFVSLTRRHVGQITLNDLAKINLPEVDLLVLKAHGFAGEQINAVKVIKTGELKIAVTLKGITATAGAKAAIEAAGGKLLELA; from the coding sequence ATGCAACTCAACACAATTAAACCTGCAGAAGGCTCCAAGAAAAACCGTCGTCGCGTAGGTCGTGGCATTGGTTCTGGTCTTGGTAAAACTGCAGGCCGCGGTCACAAAGGTCAAAAATCTCGTTCCGGTGGATTCCACAAAGTTGGATTCGAAGGCGGTCAGATGCCTATGTATCGTCGTTTGCCAAAACGCGGTTTCGTGTCTTTGACACGTCGTCACGTTGGTCAAATTACTTTGAACGACTTAGCAAAAATCAACTTGCCAGAAGTGGACTTGTTGGTATTGAAGGCTCACGGTTTTGCTGGTGAGCAGATCAATGCAGTTAAGGTTATCAAGACTGGTGAACTCAAGATTGCGGTAACCCTCAAGGGCATCACAGCAACTGCCGGCGCTAAAGCAGCTATTGAAGCGGCTGGCGGCAAATTGCTTGAGTTGGCTTAA
- the secY gene encoding preprotein translocase subunit SecY gives MALAPTNNASTAAAGGKFGDLRRRLVFLVLALLVYRLGAHIPVPGIDPDQLAQLFAGQKDGILGMFNLFSGGALSRFTVFALGIMPYISASIIMQLMTIVVPALESLKKEGQAGQRKITQYTRYGTVFLATFQALGISVALQAQPGLVINPGLMFELNTVVTLVTGTMFLMWLGEQITERGLGNGISIIIFGGIVSGLPNALASLLELVRTGSMNIISALLIVVIVVAVTYFVVFVERGQRRILVNYAKRQVGNKVYGGQSSYFPLKLNMAGVIPPIFASSIILFPATIAGWFTSGEPTNMFSRIIKDLAATLAPGQPVYTILYAAAIIFFCFFYTALVFNSRETAENLKKSGAFVPGIRPGDQTARYIDKILVRLTLAGAIYMVLVCLLPEFLVLKYNVPFYFGGTSLLIIVVVAMDFMAQVQSFVMQQQYGSLMKKANFKMGA, from the coding sequence ATGGCATTAGCACCTACCAATAACGCAAGCACTGCAGCAGCAGGAGGCAAGTTCGGCGATTTACGTCGTCGCTTGGTTTTCCTGGTGTTGGCTTTGCTCGTTTATCGTTTGGGTGCGCATATTCCTGTTCCTGGTATCGATCCAGATCAGTTGGCACAGTTGTTTGCTGGTCAAAAAGACGGCATTTTGGGAATGTTTAACTTGTTCTCAGGTGGCGCTTTATCTCGCTTCACCGTATTTGCCTTGGGAATCATGCCGTACATTTCTGCATCGATCATCATGCAGTTGATGACGATTGTGGTGCCTGCATTGGAGTCTTTGAAGAAAGAAGGCCAAGCTGGTCAACGCAAGATTACTCAATACACCCGTTACGGCACTGTCTTCTTGGCGACTTTCCAAGCTTTGGGAATTTCAGTTGCATTGCAAGCTCAACCAGGTTTGGTTATTAACCCAGGTTTGATGTTTGAATTAAACACAGTGGTTACTTTGGTAACTGGCACGATGTTCTTGATGTGGCTTGGTGAGCAAATTACCGAGCGTGGCTTGGGTAATGGTATTTCCATCATTATTTTTGGCGGCATCGTTTCCGGCTTACCAAATGCATTAGCAAGCTTGCTAGAGTTGGTTCGTACCGGCTCAATGAATATTATTTCTGCTCTCTTGATCGTGGTGATCGTAGTAGCAGTAACTTACTTTGTGGTGTTTGTGGAGCGTGGTCAGCGCCGTATCTTGGTGAACTACGCTAAGCGTCAAGTTGGTAATAAGGTTTATGGCGGTCAGTCTTCATACTTCCCACTGAAATTGAACATGGCAGGCGTAATCCCCCCAATTTTTGCTTCTTCAATCATTTTGTTCCCTGCAACGATTGCTGGCTGGTTTACGTCAGGCGAGCCAACCAATATGTTCAGTAGAATCATTAAGGACTTAGCTGCAACTTTAGCTCCAGGTCAGCCTGTGTACACAATCTTGTACGCAGCTGCGATCATTTTCTTCTGCTTCTTCTATACCGCTTTGGTATTTAACAGCCGTGAGACTGCTGAGAACTTGAAGAAGAGCGGTGCCTTTGTTCCTGGTATTCGTCCGGGTGACCAAACAGCGCGTTACATCGACAAGATCTTGGTGCGCTTAACTTTGGCTGGTGCGATTTATATGGTTTTGGTGTGCTTGTTGCCAGAATTTTTAGTGTTGAAGTACAACGTGCCGTTTTATTTCGGCGGTACTTCATTGTTGATTATTGTTGTTGTTGCAATGGATTTCATGGCTCAAGTTCAGTCATTCGTGATGCAGCAGCAGTACGGCTCTTTGATGAAAAAAGCCAACTTTAAGATGGGCGCTTAA
- the infA gene encoding translation initiation factor IF-1: protein MSKDDVIQMAGEVVENLPNAMFRVKLENGHVVLGHISGKMRMHYIRILPGDKVTVEMTPYDLTRARIIFRAK, encoded by the coding sequence ATGTCTAAAGACGATGTAATTCAGATGGCGGGTGAGGTTGTAGAGAATTTGCCGAACGCGATGTTTCGCGTGAAGCTGGAAAACGGACATGTGGTTCTAGGGCACATTTCTGGAAAGATGCGGATGCACTACATCCGTATTTTGCCGGGAGATAAGGTGACGGTGGAGATGACTCCTTACGACCTTACGCGCGCCAGAATCATTTTCCGTGCGAAGTAA
- the rpmJ gene encoding 50S ribosomal protein L36 encodes MKVLASVKCICRNCKIIKRKRVVRVICSSDARHKQRQG; translated from the coding sequence ATGAAAGTTTTAGCATCCGTTAAGTGTATTTGCAGAAATTGCAAGATCATTAAGCGCAAACGCGTTGTGCGTGTGATCTGTTCTTCAGACGCACGTCATAAGCAGCGTCAAGGCTGA
- the rpsM gene encoding 30S ribosomal protein S13, whose product MARIAGVNIPNHQHTVIGLTAIFGIGTTRARKICQTTGVAIDKKVKDLTDADLEKLRDEVGKFITEGDLRREVTMSIKRLMDLGCYRGVRHRKGLPVRGQRTKTNARTRKGPRKSGIALKK is encoded by the coding sequence ATGGCACGTATCGCTGGGGTAAACATCCCAAATCATCAACATACTGTTATTGGTTTAACAGCAATTTTTGGCATTGGCACAACTCGTGCTCGCAAAATTTGTCAGACTACAGGTGTTGCAATCGACAAAAAAGTTAAAGATCTTACTGACGCTGACTTGGAAAAGTTACGTGATGAAGTAGGTAAGTTCATCACCGAAGGTGACCTTCGTCGTGAAGTAACTATGAGCATCAAGCGTTTGATGGACTTAGGTTGCTACCGTGGCGTGCGTCATCGTAAGGGCTTGCCTGTACGTGGTCAACGTACCAAGACCAATGCGCGTACCCGTAAGGGCCCACGTAAGTCCGGCATCGCACTGAAGAAATAA
- the rpsK gene encoding 30S ribosomal protein S11 produces the protein MAKQQSASAASQRARKKVKKNVADGIAHVHASFNNTIITITDRQGNALSWATSGGQGFKGSRKSTPFAAQVAAEVAGKTAIECGIKNLEVQIKGPGPGRESAVRALNSLGIKITEIQDVTPVPHNGCRPPKRRRI, from the coding sequence ATGGCAAAACAACAATCCGCTTCCGCCGCCTCACAGCGCGCTCGTAAGAAGGTTAAAAAGAACGTTGCTGACGGTATTGCACACGTTCACGCTTCTTTTAACAACACCATCATTACGATTACTGATCGTCAAGGAAATGCGCTTTCATGGGCAACTTCTGGTGGCCAAGGCTTCAAAGGCTCACGTAAATCAACACCTTTTGCTGCTCAGGTAGCCGCAGAAGTTGCTGGTAAGACAGCTATTGAATGCGGTATCAAGAACTTGGAAGTTCAGATCAAAGGCCCAGGCCCAGGTCGTGAATCAGCAGTTCGTGCATTGAACTCATTGGGCATCAAGATCACTGAAATTCAAGACGTAACTCCAGTTCCACACAATGGTTGCCGTCCTCCTAAGCGTCGTCGTATCTAA
- the rpsD gene encoding 30S ribosomal protein S4, translating into MARYLGPKAKLARREGTDLFLKSARRALSDKCKLDTKPGQHGRTSGSRTSDYGNQLREKQKVKRIYGVLERQFRRYFAEAERRKGNTGETLLQLLESRLDNVVYRMGFGSTRAEARQLVSHGAIMLNGGAVNIPSIQVKPGDVVAIREKAKKQARITESLNLVQQMSAVTWVSVDATKLEGTFKQVPDREDISGEINESLIVELYSR; encoded by the coding sequence GTGGCACGTTACTTAGGGCCTAAGGCCAAATTAGCACGTCGGGAAGGTACCGACTTATTTTTAAAGAGCGCACGTCGCGCCCTGTCAGACAAGTGCAAGTTAGATACTAAGCCTGGTCAACATGGTCGTACATCTGGCTCAAGAACATCAGATTACGGTAATCAATTGCGTGAAAAGCAGAAGGTTAAGCGTATCTATGGCGTATTAGAGCGTCAATTTCGTCGTTACTTCGCTGAAGCTGAGCGTCGTAAGGGTAACACTGGTGAAACATTGCTCCAGTTGTTAGAGTCACGTCTCGATAACGTGGTCTATCGCATGGGCTTTGGTTCTACACGTGCAGAAGCACGTCAGTTGGTTTCTCATGGCGCCATCATGCTTAATGGCGGTGCTGTGAACATTCCATCTATTCAGGTTAAACCTGGTGACGTTGTTGCAATTCGTGAAAAAGCGAAGAAGCAAGCACGTATTACGGAATCACTCAATTTGGTTCAGCAGATGTCTGCAGTCACCTGGGTTTCAGTTGATGCAACTAAGCTGGAAGGAACATTTAAGCAAGTGCCCGACCGCGAAGATATTAGCGGTGAAATTAATGAAAGTTTGATCGTCGAATTGTATTCACGCTAA
- a CDS encoding DNA-directed RNA polymerase subunit alpha, which yields MQTNLLKPKIISVEALTANQAKVVMEPFERGYGHTLGNALRRVLLSSMVGYAPTEVAIAGVVHEYSTLDGVQEDVVNLLLNLKGIVFKLQSRDEVTINLRKEGPGVVTAKDIDLPHDVEIINPDHVIAHLSAGGKLDMQIKVEKGRGYVPGNVRQYNDETTKIIGRIVLDASFSPVSRVSYAVESARVEQRTDLDRLVMTIETNGVLSPEEAIRQAASILVDQLVVFAALESSEASGDLAPSRSSMVDPMLMRPVDDLELTVRSANCLKAENIYYIGDLIQRTENELLKTPNLGRKSLNEIKDVLAARGLSLGMKLESWPPANLEK from the coding sequence ATGCAAACAAATTTGCTCAAGCCAAAGATTATTTCTGTTGAAGCGCTTACCGCCAACCAAGCTAAGGTTGTTATGGAGCCGTTCGAGCGTGGCTATGGCCACACACTCGGAAATGCATTACGTCGCGTACTCTTGTCCTCGATGGTTGGTTATGCACCAACTGAAGTAGCTATTGCAGGTGTAGTACATGAATATTCCACTTTGGATGGTGTTCAAGAGGACGTAGTAAATCTCTTGTTGAATCTCAAAGGTATCGTATTTAAGTTGCAATCCCGTGATGAAGTCACTATCAATTTGCGTAAAGAAGGCCCAGGCGTTGTTACTGCAAAAGATATCGACCTGCCACACGATGTAGAAATCATCAATCCTGATCACGTAATCGCTCACTTGTCTGCTGGTGGCAAGTTGGATATGCAGATCAAGGTTGAAAAAGGTCGTGGTTATGTTCCAGGTAACGTTCGTCAATACAATGACGAAACTACTAAGATCATTGGTCGTATCGTATTGGATGCTTCATTTAGCCCGGTTAGCCGTGTTAGCTATGCTGTTGAATCTGCTCGTGTTGAGCAACGTACCGACCTTGATCGTCTCGTAATGACTATCGAAACAAACGGTGTCTTGTCTCCTGAAGAAGCAATTCGTCAAGCAGCTAGCATCTTGGTTGATCAATTGGTTGTATTCGCAGCTCTTGAGAGCAGCGAAGCTTCTGGTGATCTCGCACCAAGCCGCTCTTCAATGGTTGACCCAATGTTGATGCGTCCAGTTGATGATCTCGAGCTCACAGTTCGCTCTGCAAACTGCTTGAAGGCTGAGAACATTTACTACATTGGTGACTTGATTCAACGTACAGAGAATGAATTGTTGAAGACGCCTAATCTGGGTCGTAAGTCTTTGAATGAAATCAAAGACGTATTGGCTGCTCGTGGCTTAAGTCTTGGCATGAAACTCGAAAGCTGGCCTCCAGCTAACCTCGAGAAATAA
- the rplQ gene encoding 50S ribosomal protein L17 encodes MRHGNGLRKLNRTSSHRLAMLRNMSNSLLEHEVIKTTLPKAKELRMVVEPLITLGKKDNLANRRLAFNRTRDRDIVTKLFTELGPRYATRPGGYLRILKFGFRHGDNAPMALVELVDRPEVEETTAVAEEA; translated from the coding sequence ATGCGTCACGGAAACGGCTTACGCAAACTAAACAGAACATCTTCACATCGCTTGGCGATGCTGCGCAACATGTCCAATTCACTTTTGGAACACGAAGTGATTAAGACCACTTTGCCAAAAGCAAAAGAATTGCGCATGGTTGTTGAGCCTTTGATTACCTTGGGTAAAAAAGATAACTTGGCAAACCGTCGCTTGGCATTCAATCGCACACGTGATCGCGATATCGTGACTAAACTCTTCACAGAGCTCGGCCCACGCTATGCAACACGTCCAGGTGGCTATCTTCGTATTTTGAAGTTTGGCTTCCGTCATGGCGACAATGCTCCAATGGCATTGGTTGAGTTAGTTGATCGTCCAGAAGTTGAAGAAACAACAGCTGTAGCAGAAGAGGCTTAA
- the cutA gene encoding divalent-cation tolerance protein CutA yields the protein MPQNRSVNPSKLLVVVTSLPNVEAAKGLARALVEENLAACVQLIDGMQSVYRWEGRVCEEHEVLLSAKTTASKWLDISSFIQKQHPYDIPEILAFSPEQYAQQYGEWVQAEVNSKT from the coding sequence ATGCCTCAAAACCGCTCAGTCAATCCCAGCAAGCTTTTGGTAGTCGTCACCAGTCTTCCGAATGTGGAGGCTGCTAAGGGCTTGGCTCGTGCCTTGGTAGAGGAAAATTTGGCGGCTTGCGTGCAATTGATTGATGGCATGCAATCTGTCTATCGCTGGGAGGGTAGGGTTTGCGAAGAGCATGAAGTGCTTCTCTCTGCAAAAACTACCGCCAGTAAATGGTTAGATATTTCAAGCTTTATCCAAAAGCAGCATCCCTATGATATCCCAGAGATTCTGGCATTTTCACCGGAGCAATATGCGCAGCAATATGGTGAATGGGTACAAGCTGAGGTAAATTCAAAGACATGA